The Pseudomonadota bacterium genomic interval GGGCAGCGCGTGAGCAGCTTTGCGATTTCGCGGCCCGTGGCCGTTCTCATGGTCTTCGTGGCTGCCGTGGTCTTCGGCTACTTCTCGTACGAGCGCTTGCCCCGCAGCCTCATGCCGGAGCTGAGCTACCCCACGATGACCGTCCGCACACGCTATCCTGGTGCGGCGCCCGAAGAGGTGGAAAAGGACTTGAGCCGCCCCCTGGAGGAGGCGCTCGGGGTGATCGGCGGACTGCAGCGGATCAGCAGCATCAGTCGGGCGGGTGTCTCGGACGTGGTTCTCGAGTTTGCGTGGGACGTCGAGATGTCGGAGGCGGTTCAGGACGCCCTCGAGAAGATCGACCTGCTACGGCTTCCCGAGGACGCAGAGCGGCCCCTCATCCTGCGCTTCGACCCCAGCCTCGACCCGGTAATGGAGCTCAGCCTATCGAGCGCGCGCAGTGACGCGACCGGGGAGCCGGAGCTGCGGCGTCTCAGGCGCATCGGTGAGCTGCAGGTCAGGCGAGCGCTCGAGCCGGTCAAGGGGGTTGCCGCGGTGCGCGTGCGAGG includes:
- a CDS encoding efflux RND transporter permease subunit produces the protein MTAGQRVSSFAISRPVAVLMVFVAAVVFGYFSYERLPRSLMPELSYPTMTVRTRYPGAAPEEVEKDLSRPLEEALGVIGGLQRISSISRAGVSDVVLEFAWDVEMSEAVQDALEKIDLLRLPEDAERPLILRFDPSLDPVMELSLSSARSDATGEPELRRLRRIGELQVRRALEPVKGVAAVRVRG